CCCAGGCGTTCCTGAAAGACCTTGGAGAGAATCAGGGACTCGAGCTGAAGCCGGCGACGCTCGATGCCGCGCGAGATCTCGTGCGCAAGGGCGATCGTGTGGCCTACCTGGTGGTGCCCAAGGGTCTGGGCAAGGGCTCGCTGTTCGCCCCCGACGCGAGCGTGGAGCTCGAGATCGGCATCGATCCCAAGCGGAAGGCCGAAGCGGGCGTGCTGAGCGGGTTGATCCAGCAGGCGTGGTTCTCGCAACTTCAGGCCACGATGGCCGATCCCCAAATGATGGCGGCCGAGACTGCGCGATCGCGCGCCGAGCTGGAGGGGGCTTCGGACATGGACCCGGGGCAGCGAAGGGCATTGCTCGACCTCATCGGCAGCCTTGACTCGCTGAGCGCAACGGGTGGCCCGATGCCCTCGGGGGGCGGCGGGATGCAGGGCCCGACGATCAGGCAGTCGCCGGTGACCGACGATCGTGCGCAACCCGCATCGTCGTTCGAAGTCACCTTCCCCCAAGGCATCCTCTGGGGGTTCATCGGCATCTGCACCGCCTTCAGTCAATCGATGGTGCGCGAGCGCACCATGGGAACGCTGCAACGCCTGCGCATTGCTCCCGTGTCGCGGGGGCAACTTCTCGCGGGCAAGGCTCTGGCGTGCCTCCTCACGATCTTCTCTGTGAGCGCGCTCTTGTTGTCGCTCGGCTCCGCGATGGGAGTCAGGGTGGGGACCCATGTGCCCATGCTCGCGCTCGCCGTCCTCTGTGCGGGTCTCGGCTTTGTGGGCCTGATGGTGTTCCTCAGCGTGTTGGGCAAGACCGAGCAGTCCGTGGCCGGCGCGGGGTGGGCGGTGATGCTCCTGTTCTCCATGTCCGGAGGTGGGATGGTTCCGCTGATGGCGATGCCCCAGTGGATGCTGAGCGTCAGCGCGTTCAGTCCGGTGCGGTGGGGCATCACGGCTTTGGAGGGCGCGATCTGGAGGGGGTACTCCCTCTCCGAGATGTTGGTGCCCTGTGGGATCTTGCTGGGATTCGGGGCGGTCTTCTACTGCGCCGGTGTGGCCATCCTGTCCAGACGCTAGTCTTTCTCCGCGGGTTCGGACTCGGTGGCCGGGCTGACCAGCTCGATCGTCGTCGAGGCGACCAGGGCGCGGCCTTTCGACGCTTCGAAGGCGTCGAGGATCTTGGTGTAAAGGCGGTCGCGAGTGGTTCTTCGCAACTTGTAGTCCACCACGTAGCGTATCGTGAACTCCATCCAGTTATCGTTGGCCACCATCGTGATCATGGGTTCGACCTGGGCTTCCTCGATGAGGTAGGACCGTGAGAGCGTCTTCCACCCGCCCTTGGCGTTCCTGGCGAATTCGCCCACCTCCT
The genomic region above belongs to Fimbriimonadaceae bacterium and contains:
- a CDS encoding ABC transporter permease → MGAIWAMATKDLRLLARDRSGFFWVLGMPILMAVFFGAIFGNDGPRAAMTVATVDLDGSARSQAFLKDLGENQGLELKPATLDAARDLVRKGDRVAYLVVPKGLGKGSLFAPDASVELEIGIDPKRKAEAGVLSGLIQQAWFSQLQATMADPQMMAAETARSRAELEGASDMDPGQRRALLDLIGSLDSLSATGGPMPSGGGGMQGPTIRQSPVTDDRAQPASSFEVTFPQGILWGFIGICTAFSQSMVRERTMGTLQRLRIAPVSRGQLLAGKALACLLTIFSVSALLLSLGSAMGVRVGTHVPMLALAVLCAGLGFVGLMVFLSVLGKTEQSVAGAGWAVMLLFSMSGGGMVPLMAMPQWMLSVSAFSPVRWGITALEGAIWRGYSLSEMLVPCGILLGFGAVFYCAGVAILSRR